The Acinetobacter defluvii genome includes a region encoding these proteins:
- a CDS encoding YaiI/YqxD family protein: protein MGKLLLQSAQCYLERNFVLPFKLWVDADALPKILREVIIRASDRYQLEVTFVANQPVGITPSVRINSIQALSGADQADQEIVERMQEHDIVITQDIPLAAQVIEKGGVAIHPRGEVYTSANVKARLHLRDFMDTLRGAGVQTGGPPPISERDKREFSSSLDQTILKQKRKTAAQ, encoded by the coding sequence ATGGGCAAACTTTTGCTACAATCGGCACAATGCTATTTAGAGAGAAATTTTGTGCTGCCATTTAAACTTTGGGTCGATGCCGATGCCTTACCAAAAATATTGCGTGAAGTCATTATTCGTGCTTCGGATCGTTATCAACTTGAAGTCACTTTTGTTGCGAATCAACCTGTTGGAATTACTCCCTCAGTACGAATTAACTCGATTCAAGCCTTAAGTGGTGCAGATCAAGCTGATCAAGAAATTGTTGAGCGTATGCAAGAGCATGATATTGTCATCACTCAAGATATTCCGCTTGCAGCACAAGTCATTGAAAAGGGTGGTGTTGCGATTCATCCTCGTGGGGAAGTTTATACTTCTGCCAATGTCAAAGCTCGCTTACATTTACGTGATTTTATGGATACTTTACGAGGTGCTGGTGTACAAACAGGCGGTCCTCCACCGATTTCTGAGCGTGATAAACGAGAGTTTTCCAGTAGTTTAGACCAGACCATTTTAAAGCAAAAACGTAAAACAGCAGCGCAGTAG
- a CDS encoding DMT family transporter, with product MPSKNNIMMTYILLVFIWASTPLAIVWSVQDIHLMWALVIRFLIALPIAALLLLLLKIQFPVNKIALHSYLAGSFSLIGSQIFTYAATSYLSSGIIALMFGLAPIMAGLIGRFGFQQKLQTLQWIGMCVAVCGLAIICTSGGATQHVHPIGIALMMMSVFTYSLSIFWVKKVNATVEPMAQATGSILVSTLMALCIVPFIWQYAPDHIPETKSLLALLYTVIMASLIAMFCYFKLVQNIKATTLSLTTVMTPMLAMLFGAILNNESLSLMVFVGASVLLFGLFLYFYKDLRASRELAHKINKMSE from the coding sequence ATGCCATCGAAAAATAACATCATGATGACCTACATTTTATTGGTCTTCATTTGGGCGAGTACGCCACTAGCCATCGTTTGGAGTGTGCAAGACATTCATTTAATGTGGGCGTTGGTGATCCGCTTTTTGATTGCTTTACCTATTGCTGCCTTATTATTGCTCCTTCTTAAAATTCAATTTCCTGTCAATAAAATTGCCTTACACAGTTATTTGGCGGGTTCTTTTAGTTTGATTGGTTCGCAAATTTTTACTTATGCAGCGACTAGTTATCTGAGTTCAGGCATTATTGCCTTGATGTTTGGTTTAGCACCAATCATGGCGGGGCTGATTGGGCGGTTTGGTTTTCAGCAAAAATTACAAACATTACAGTGGATTGGAATGTGTGTTGCGGTATGTGGGCTGGCGATTATTTGTACCAGTGGTGGGGCAACACAACATGTGCATCCAATCGGTATCGCATTAATGATGATGAGTGTATTTACGTATTCACTTTCTATCTTTTGGGTGAAAAAAGTTAATGCAACTGTTGAACCAATGGCGCAAGCAACGGGTTCGATTTTAGTTTCGACCCTGATGGCATTGTGTATCGTACCATTTATTTGGCAATATGCACCTGACCATATTCCTGAAACCAAGTCTTTATTGGCGCTACTTTATACTGTGATCATGGCGTCGTTGATTGCGATGTTCTGTTATTTTAAGTTAGTACAAAATATCAAAGCGACCACGTTGTCTTTAACTACAGTGATGACACCGATGCTCGCTATGCTATTTGGCGCAATTTTAAATAATGAAAGTTTATCTTTGATGGTTTTTGTCGGTGCAAGTGTTTTATTATTTGGTTTATTTTTGTATTTCTATAAAGATTTAAGAGCAAGTCGCGAACTTGCTCATAAAATCAATAAAATGAGTGAATAA
- the lolD gene encoding lipoprotein-releasing ABC transporter ATP-binding protein LolD: MNSNVVLEAKDIYKSFTDGKSTVDVIKGLSLQVHQGEFVSIVGSSGSGKSTLLHILGGLDRPSQGIVNLNGQRFDSLGEAERGFLRNQNLGFVYQFHHLLPEFTALENVAMPLMLRKDAEFKKVKERAEYLLNRVGLSHRLTHKPGELSGGERQRVALARALVTQPKLMLADEPTGNLDRKTAMTIFELLRDLRHELNMAMLIVTHDEQLAKSADKVLHMQDGVWVTEKT; the protein is encoded by the coding sequence ATGAATAGTAATGTGGTGCTTGAAGCCAAAGATATTTATAAATCTTTTACAGATGGTAAATCGACAGTTGATGTAATTAAAGGTTTATCTTTACAAGTGCATCAAGGTGAGTTTGTTTCAATTGTTGGTTCAAGTGGTTCGGGTAAAAGTACTCTATTGCATATTTTGGGTGGGTTAGATCGCCCATCGCAGGGCATTGTCAACTTAAATGGACAGCGTTTTGATAGTTTAGGTGAAGCTGAGCGTGGTTTTTTACGTAATCAAAATCTTGGCTTTGTTTATCAATTTCATCATTTATTGCCTGAGTTTACAGCTTTAGAAAATGTCGCTATGCCTTTGATGCTACGCAAAGATGCAGAGTTTAAAAAAGTCAAAGAACGGGCAGAATACCTCTTAAACCGTGTAGGATTAAGCCACAGACTCACGCATAAACCTGGGGAGTTATCTGGGGGGGAGCGTCAGCGTGTGGCTTTGGCTCGAGCTTTGGTGACTCAGCCGAAACTGATGCTGGCGGATGAGCCAACAGGTAACTTAGACCGCAAAACTGCCATGACGATTTTTGAGTTGTTACGTGATTTGCGTCATGAGTTAAATATGGCAATGCTGATTGTGACCCATGATGAGCAATTAGCAAAGTCAGCGGATAAAGTACTCCATATGCAGGATGGTGTGTGGGTCACGGAAAAAACTTAA
- a CDS encoding lipoprotein-releasing ABC transporter permease subunit, whose protein sequence is MFKPISLYIGLRYTRARRSNHFISFIALVSMIGLTLGVAVLITVLSVMNGFDRELKNRVLGMVPQATVSSSQILTDWPTLAKKIEKHEHVTGVAPFTQLQGMLTAQGRVAGIMVSGIEPKYEKNVSIIHNHMVEGNIDQLKKGEFGIVLGKQMTDALGLSLNDNVTLVLPEATPSPAGVVPRFKRFKIVGIFSIGAEVDSSLGYIALNDASTLLRLPDGAQGVRMKLDNIFLAPQVANEIVQELPHGFYASDWTYTHGNLFSAIQMEKAMVSLLLFLIVLVAAFNIVSSLVMVVTDKKADIAILRTLGASPSTITRIFMVQGTVIGVVGTLAGAVLGVISALGISNLIDWLNNLFGWHLFDAYFINYLPSYLRWQDVVLVVGVSLALSFVATIYPARRAAKIQPAEALRYE, encoded by the coding sequence ATGTTTAAACCAATCTCGCTTTATATAGGGTTGAGATACACTCGCGCTCGGCGCAGTAATCACTTTATTTCTTTTATCGCCTTGGTGTCTATGATCGGTCTAACCTTAGGCGTTGCGGTTCTTATTACAGTTTTATCTGTGATGAACGGCTTTGACCGAGAGTTGAAAAACCGTGTTTTAGGCATGGTGCCACAAGCCACTGTTTCATCCTCACAGATTTTAACAGACTGGCCCACACTTGCAAAGAAAATTGAGAAACATGAACATGTTACTGGCGTAGCACCATTTACCCAATTACAGGGAATGTTGACCGCACAAGGACGTGTTGCAGGCATCATGGTCAGTGGTATTGAGCCAAAATATGAAAAAAATGTATCTATTATTCATAACCATATGGTTGAAGGAAATATAGATCAACTGAAAAAAGGTGAATTTGGTATCGTATTAGGCAAGCAGATGACCGATGCTTTAGGTTTGAGTTTGAATGATAATGTGACCCTAGTTTTACCTGAAGCAACACCATCACCAGCAGGGGTTGTCCCACGTTTTAAGCGTTTTAAAATTGTGGGGATCTTTAGTATTGGTGCAGAAGTTGATTCCAGCTTGGGTTATATCGCCTTAAACGATGCATCAACTTTGTTACGTTTGCCTGATGGTGCGCAGGGTGTGCGTATGAAGTTGGACAATATTTTCCTTGCGCCACAAGTAGCAAATGAAATTGTACAAGAGTTACCACACGGTTTTTATGCGTCAGATTGGACATATACGCATGGTAATTTGTTCAGTGCCATTCAAATGGAAAAAGCCATGGTCAGTCTATTGTTATTCCTTATTGTTTTGGTGGCAGCATTTAATATTGTGTCTTCATTGGTCATGGTGGTAACAGATAAAAAAGCAGACATTGCTATTTTAAGAACCTTGGGCGCCTCACCTAGCACAATCACACGTATTTTCATGGTACAAGGTACGGTAATTGGGGTGGTCGGAACGCTCGCAGGTGCGGTGTTGGGTGTGATTTCTGCTTTAGGTATTAGTAACTTAATTGATTGGCTAAATAATTTATTTGGTTGGCACTTATTTGACGCCTATTTTATTAACTATTTACCTTCTTATTTACGTTGGCAAGATGTGGTTTTAGTGGTCGGTGTTTCACTTGCTTTAAGTTTTGTTGCAACAATTTATCCTGCTCGTCGTGCAGCGAAAATTCAACCTGCGGAGGCGCTTCGTTATGAATAG